A genomic segment from Triticum dicoccoides isolate Atlit2015 ecotype Zavitan chromosome 1A, WEW_v2.0, whole genome shotgun sequence encodes:
- the LOC119290597 gene encoding general transcription factor 3C polypeptide 5-like: MVSSSPAPTGAAVLESPSTITDGAVSGTLPRTEALAVHYPGYPSSPARATHTLGGLPAIAKVRSSDPGSRLELRFRPEDPDCHPTFGEPRASTGLLLRLSRPKGGSAPPRAEVVARVRTAYHFDGMADFQHVVPVHAAHVRKRKRLDCPNVKDDLGTDKAGGLDMDDGDVMMLVPPLFAIKDNPTNIALLPSTNALSKSMQRGVVRHRWEMDIEPTLALPFNIEAVPKKVNWEDHIPRNSSEWNSQMAVCKLFDERPVWPRQSLYERLIDDGVHVSTSQFKSLLFKAGYYFSTGPFGKFWIKKEYDPRKDPESRIYQRIDFRMPPELRNLQTKRHNGSEKWSEMCKLERMPSKSFIFLQLFELKDDFIQAEIRKPSHQSTCSHSTGWFSKPMIKSLRLQLCIRFLSLCPNEDAKTLLRSSHQLLERSKKQEAICRSEQLKERKDVDEEAPAEHVGSEDQMDTNNSDSEDADDEEEEDKEESDGYDSPAMAEDVPDFALHESYTLGEGFSTGYLEEVLRSFPLNEDGQNKSGDALNNGEASDGEFEIFEQPSDDEEYSDG; this comes from the exons ATGGTCTCCTCCAGCCCCGCCCCCACGGGGGCGGCGGTGCTCGAGTCACCGTCCACCATCACGGACGGAGCCGTCAGCGGCACACTCCCGCGGACGGAGGCCTTGGCCGTGCACTACCCCGGATACCCCTCCTCTCCCGCTCGCGCCACCCATACCCTCGGCGGCCTCCCCGCCATCGCCAAG GTCCGGAGTTCCGACCCCGGCTCCCGCCTCGAGCTCCGCTTCCGCCCGGAGGACCCCGATTGCCACCCGACCTTCGGCGAGCCCCGCGCCTCCACCGGCCTGCTCCTCCGCCTCTCAAGGCCCAAGGGAGGCTCCGCGCCACCGCGTGCTGAGGTGGTGGCGCGCGTCCGGACCGCCTACCATTTCGATG GCATGGCAGATTTTCAGCATGTCGTCCCAGTTCATGCTGCTCATGTGAGAAAAAGAAAACGGTTAGATTGTCCCAATGTTAAAGATGATTTGGGCACTG ATAAGGCAGGAGGTCTAGACATGGATGATGGAGATGTCATGATGTTGGTACCACCGCTCTTCGCAATAAAGGATAATCCAACAAACATAGC GCTTCTACCATCGACCAATGCACTATCCAAGAGCATGCAAAGGGGAGTTGTGCGGCATCGGTGGGAG ATGGATATTGAACCAACCCTTGCACTTCCTTTCAACATTGAAG CTGTCCCCAAGAAGGTTAACTGGGAAGACCACATACCAAGGAATTCGTCAGAGTGGAATTCGCAGATGGCTGTGTGCAAATTATTTGACGAGCGTCCTGTGTGGCCAAGACAGTCACTTTATGAACGTTTGATTGATGATGGTGTGCATGTGTCAACAAGCCAGTTCAAAAG CCTTTTGTTTAAAGCTGGATACTACTTCTCTACTGGACCCTTTGGTAAATTCTGGATCAAAAAAGAATATGATCCTCGTAAAGATCCTGAGTCACGAAT ATATCAGCGAATTGATTTTCGCATGCCTCCTGAGCTAAGGAATCTTCAAACGAAAAGGCACAATGG ATCTGAGAAGTGGTCAGAGATGTGCAAGCTTGAAAGGATGCCATCGAAAAGTTTCATCTTCCTGCAATTATTTGAACTGAAAGATGACTTCATTCAAGCCGAAATTAGAAAACCTTCTCATCAATCAACTTGCTCA CATTCGACAGGTTGGTTTTCTAAGCCAATGATTAAAAGTTTGAGGTTACAACTATGCATAAGGTTCCTCTCATTATGTCCTAATGAAGATGCCAAAACCCTTTTGAGAAGTTCCCATCAACTTCTTGAAAGGTCCAAAAAGCAGGAAGCTATTTGCAGATCTGAGCAACTGAAGGAAAGAAAAGATGTTGATGAAG AAGCTCCTGCTGAACATGTTGGATCTGAGGATCAGATGGACACTAACAACTCTGATAgtgaagatgctgatgacgaggaagaggaagataaaGAGGAATCAGATGGTTATGATTCTCCAGCCATG GCCGAGGATGTTCCTGATTTCGCCTTACATGAGTCCT ACACACTTGGAGAAGGCTTCTCCACTGGATACCTTGAGGAGGTTTTGCGCAGCTTTCCACTGAATGAAGACGGCCAGAATAAATCAGGTGATGCCCTTAATAATGGTGAAGCAAGTGATGGGGAGTTTGAAATTTTCGAACAGCCTAGTGACGATGAAGAATATTCCGATGGTTAG